The sequence CATCGTTCGCTGGCCGAACGAAATCAAAGCTGGCTCTCAAAGCGACCAAGCCATTTGCCTGACTGATTTGATGGCGACGTGTGCCGACTTGACCGGTGCAAAGCTGCCAAACAAACCGGGCGAAGACAGCGTGAGCTTTGCACCGGCACTGAAAGGCAATCCGATTGTCTCTTCTCGAAACGGCATCATTCACCACTCCATCAGCGGTCATTTTGCGTATCGCCAGGGCAAGTGGAAACTGCTGCTCGCCAAGGGTTCCGGTGGATGGACCGCTCCGAATGAAAAAGCTGCGGCAAACGGCGGGGCTCCCGTCGCACAGCTCTATGACATGGAAAGCGATCCTGGTGAAACAGCCAACCTCTACACGTCACAACCCGAAGTGGCAGCGAGCCTACTCGCACAGATGAAAGCAGATATTGACCGAGGTCGTAGTACCGATGGAACCGCAGCCTCGAATGATGTTGACCGCGTCGAACTGTGGAAGAGCGGACAGAACCAGAAATAAAATACAGGCACAGAACGCCTGACTAGAAACACCATGAAGGAAACAGCGATGAAGAAACAGATCTTAACTTGCGTGATGTGTGTCCTGTCTGGGCTAATGTCGGGCTCAACCCGCGCAGCGGATATCTATGTGGCACCGAGCGGTTCGGACACGAACGAAGGCACTTCCGAGCAACCGTTGGCCTCGCTTGCCGCTGCGCAAAAACTCGCCCGCGAAGCAGTCGGTAGCGAAGCGGTTACCGTGCACGTTGCTGACGGGATTTACTACCTGCCAGAGCCTCTGGTCTTCACGCCGGAAGACTCTGGCACGGAGATGAATCCGGTCGCATACAGGGCGGTTAACGAGGGCGGGGCGGTACTGAGCGGTGGTGCCCGTTTGGATCTCGACTGGCAACCGTACGAAAATGGAGTCTTTCAGGCGAAGACTCCGGCTGGCCTGGAAGTCGACCAGCTATTCATCAACGGCACGAACCAACGCATGGCGCGTTACCCGAACTATGATGCCGCCAAAAAAACTACAGCCTATCAGGGTTATGCGGCCGATGCCTTTTCTCCAGAGCGTGCCGCCAATTGGGCTGATCCGACCGGTGGCTATATCCACGCAATGCATTCCAAACGTTGGGGCGGATATCATTACCGGATCACTGGAAAGGACACCAAGGGCGAAGTGACCTACGAAGGCGGATGGCAGAACAACCGTCAGTCAGGGATGCACAAAGATTTTCGTATGGCGGAGAATATCTTCGAGGAACTGGATGCTCCCGGAGAGTGGTTTCACAACGCGGGAACGTCAACGCTTTACTACATGCCGGAGCCGGGGATTGATCTCTCAAATGCGATGGTAGAAGTGGTCCGCCTTCGTCATCTGATTGAGTTTCGTGGTTCGGAAGGTAAACCCGTCAAGCATATCACTCTGCAGGGTTTTGTTGTGCGTCATGCCGCGCGTACTTTCATGGACACCAAGGAACCGATGTTGCGCAGCGACTGGGCAATCTATCGCGGTGGCGCGTACTTCCTGACGGGCACGGAAGACATCCAGATTCTGGACACCGAGTTCGACCAAGTTGGCGGCAACGCAGTTTTTGTCAACAACTACAATCGCAATACGTTGGTGAAGGGCTGCCACATCCACGATGCGGGTGCCAGCGGTGTTTGTTTCGTTGGCGATCCAGATGCGGTGCGCGACCCGCTGTTTGAATACCGCGAAAAGAACGACCTGACCAAAATCGATCGTACACCCGGTCCGAAAACGGATAACTATCCGAGTCGTGCAGCGGTCGAGGACTGTCTGATTCACGGTATCGGCCGCGTTGAGCGTCAGCCGGCCGGAGTGATGATGGACATGGCTTCCGAGATCACGGTGCGTGACTGCTCTGTTTATGACTGTGCCCGCTCGGGAATCAATATTGGCGACGGTGCCTGGGGCGGCCATCTGATCGAGCGCTGCGATGTGTTTGACACGGTACTCGAAACTCATGACCACGGATCCTTTAACTCTTGGGGACGGGACCGCTTCTGGCACTCGGATCGAAGCCTTTCGCAAAGAGAAATCGATAAGGATCCGACGATGCCATTTCTCGATGCGGTTAAAACCACAACCATTCGAGACAGTCGCTGGCGATGCGATCACGGGTGGGATATTGACCTGGATGACGGGTCGAGCAACTACGACATCTACAACAACCTGATGCTCAGCGGTGGACTGAAGCTGCGTGAAGGCTTCCGCCGCCGTGCGTGGAACAACATTGCGATCAACAACACTTTTCACCCGCACGTTTGGTACGCCAACAGCAACGATGAAGTGTATGGAAACATTTTCATGGGCACGTACAAAGGTGTGCGAACACCAACCAAGACGGCCCATGGAAAACGGGTGGGCGGCAATTTGATTTTCGGTGGCAACCTAACCAAAAAGTTTGGGTGGGACGAAGACTCGATTGTGGCCGACCCGCAGTTTGTCGATCCATCCAGCGGAGACTTCCGGGTTAGGGACGGTTCACCAGCACTGATGCTCGGCTTTAAGAACTTTCCGATGGATCAGTTCGGAGTCAAAAAGCCTTCGCTTAAAGCAATTGCGAGAACGCCCGTGATACCAGCGTTAGAGGTTCACCGTGGTGGTAAGAAGATCGCATCCGCCCAAACAACCACATGGTTGGGTGCGACCTTAAACGATTTGTCGGGTGAAGAATTTTCGGCCTACGGGGTGAGCAAGGACGAAGGAGGTGTCGCTGTTTTGAAGGTTGGTAAGCGTTCGGAGGCAACGGCGGCCGGTCTTCGCAAAGGTGACCTGATTCAACAAGTGAACGGAAACGCGACGATCAATATCAAACAGCTGTTACGTGCTGTTCGTCGAGCAGATGGAAGCTTGACGCTGCGGGTTGTCCGAAATCAACAGGAAATCGAAGTGAATGTATCTCGATAGAAGGATTGACGTTCCTTCGGGTTACCTCGTCGTCAGGTCGCATCATGAGAAATCGAAGCATGCTTCATTACCGCTTTCTGTTGTCGATTAGCTTGTTGGCTTTCCTACCCGTTGCTGGTTTTGCTCAGCAAGGCGACGTGCATCCCTATTGGGCACCGAAAACCTGGCAACTCAGGCCGGATGATATCACGACCATTATGGGGTTCCGGGCTGAATTGCGCGGGAACCTTGCCCATGCTGATCGCCCCACCCCCACGGTTGTCAACGACGCGTTCATTCGCGGTTTTAAAACCGAGAAGGATGTCATGACCTGGGAAGTGAATTCACCCTATGAAGCGAACTACTCCGTCGCCCTGCTGTACGCGGGGCGCAAAGAGATCCTGGCACAATCCACTCTGGAAGTCAGTTCCCGGGGAAAATTCATTAGCGAGAAAGTCAATGTTCCCAACTGGGACACTCGTCCTCATGTGCAGAGGCACCTCCTGAAAAAGAGTCTGTTGCTAAAGAAGGGAGCTAACACGATCAGTTTGCGGTTAGTCGATTTCCAGGGAACGCGGGAAGAAAGGGATGAGCTGGATAACCTCAAGAACCCAAAAGGCAAGACGACACCATTTGCACTGTGGTCCATTGAGCTCGTGCGTCCAGAAGCCCTTGTTGCCATCAAGACCCGCGCCAAATCGATGAAAGCCGATGTGCAATGGATGGTGGATGGCAAGTATGGATTGTTCGTTCATTTCTCATCATCGGCACAATACCACGATCGGGTTGCCACCTTTGACGTCGATGCGTTCGTCGAGCAAGTCGTTGAAATAGGCGCGTCATGGGTCTGTTTCACCTGCTCCCACGGCGCCCATTACTGGCCAGGGCCCAGCAAGACCATCGACGAACTCAAGCCGGGGTTTACCTGCGAGCGTGATTTGATTCGGGAGCTCATCGATGCTTTAGCGAAACACGATATTCGCCTGATGCTTTACTACAATCCAAACAGTGGCATGCAGGAGTTGTATGGCAACACATACAGAAATGGTGCCGAACCGGATCCAACCGGATACTTCAACTTCTTAGAATCGCATTTTCGTGAGGTGAGCCTCCGGTACGGTGAGGATCTAGCAACGACGGCTGGCTATGTCGATGACTGTGGCTGGAAAGTCTATCAATTGGATCCGCCTTGGGAAAAGTTGGCAAAGGCGGTTAAGGCAGGCAACCCCAATGCTCCGGTGGGATCCAGCCAGAACATATTTGCGAACTTGACCCCGTTTAGTGACTTCGTGGTTTCCGATGGTGCCGGCCGGGAGCCGGAACATCAACCTGGTTTCCTGTTTGAAGAAGGTGGCCAACTGGAAGGGCAGTCCCCGGCCGCATGGTTTTACATGGACGGTTGGGGCAGCGGTACACGTGACGGGGTATGGAGGGGAAAGCCCAAGTTCTCTGCTGAGAAATACATCGAGATTTTTCAAAAGGCGGATGAAGCCAACATGCCGGTCACAATCAATCTTGCGTCGAGTCCGTACATCGCCAGAACTTCACCGTTTTTCAATCCGGCGTGTATCGAAATCATGAAGCAGGTGCGTAAAGCAGTGAAAGGCGACTAGCAAGAAGACAAGATGGAAGCGTCGCGAGTTAAGAGGATTAAAATATTCGAAAGGATCACCGGTGAAGATAAAAGCATTTGTGTTGTTGGGATGCCTGAGCAGTTTAGTGTTGTCGAGTAACGTGGCAGCCCAAACGGATGCAGTTGCTGAACAGTTGCAGTGGTTTAGAGACGCTAAATTTGGGATGTTCATCCATTTCCAGGCACCTAGGAATGGTGATTTTAACCCAGTAAATCTTGACACCAAAGAATGGGTGCGAATCGCCAAGGCCGGCGGGATGAAGTACATCACGCTAACCACGTCACAGAGTTCCTACGTCCCACTCTGGAATTCCTCGTTCTCCGATCGGGATGTCACTGATCGCACCGACTTCAAGCGTGATATCGTCAGGGAGTTGGCGGCGTCCTGTAAGGCCGAAGGAATTCGGATGGGATGTTACTATCCAATCGCGGACCCTCCCAATCCGATCTACAACGAACCGGACGTGGGAGGCGAGATCAGACCCTATGTCGACTATCTACACGGCATGATGAAGGAACTCTGCGAGGAGTATCAACCTTGCCTTATCTGGTTTGATGCTTCGCGACGTTTCAAGGCCCCTGCTGAAAAACCCTTACTTCGTCAGCAAGACATGGTGGACATGCTGCATTCCTATGGAACCCTTTCCAATAGCCGACTGGGTGACGATGATGCGTTGAAGTTCGTCGATTACCTGACGATGAACGACAACATGGCTCCTTCTATTAATCTGGGAGTTCATTTTGAATCAGCTGTCACGATGGGCCGGTCTTGGCACTACCGAGCCAATGACACTTTGAAAACGCCCCAAGTTCTTCTGGAACAACTGGTCAATACGGCCGGAAACGGTGGAAACTATCTTCTCAACGTAGGTCCTGACCAGGACGGCGTGATTCCCATCGAGATGGAGGAAAGGCTGAAGGTCATGGGCGACTGGCTTCAAAGAAACGGTGAGGCCATTTATGAAACGGAGCCTGGACCCTACCGGTATGAAATCAACTGGGGAACAATCACGCAGCGCAAGAACAAAGACACCACCAGTCTCTATCTGAACCTGGTGGACTGGCCGAAAGATGGGAAGTTCACCTTGTTTGGCGTGAACAATCCTGTGTTGACGGCATCCCTATTGGCTACGGGCGAAACGATCCAGAGTGAATCCAAGCTGGATCCATTTTCCGGGCAACACCTAGTCACTTTGAAACTTCCTAAAGAGGCGCCCGATGAGTACGTCTCCGTGATCAAAATTGAATTGGCGGGTGACGTATCAATGGATCCGGCACACATGCAAATGAACGATGGAAAGGTGATCATGGACACCTACAACGCCAGTATTCATGATGTGCCTTACGTACCCGGCAAACCGACCAAAGCCATCGACATGAAGATGTTCACGGTCCCGGATCGAAGACCGCTGCAGCCGAGTGACCACACCGGGCCGTGGGACTATCAAATGTACCGAAGGCCGGGCGAGGGAATCATGCCGGGCCGAGCGATCACCGTTTCAGGCTTCCAAACCAAGGGCCAAGCCCTGAGTTGGGATTTCAAAGTGTTTGAACCCGGCACCTATGATGTGGTCGTGAATTGCAATGGTGTTAAAAGCCAAGGTTCGGATGGAAAAGGCAAATTGCGCGCGAATGTCGCCGGTCAATCGATCGAGAGCAACTTGAACTTTACGGATCGTGGTCGAGCAACTCTGGGAAAGATACAGATCGATGCGTCTGGCACCTATACATTTACCCTTGAAGTTGCCTCTGCTTTCAATAACGCACCCAAGTTCAGAAGCGTCGTGTTAGCGCCCGTTGCACCTTGAAGCGACGTGAACTTCAAGTTGGAATCAGTTCGATGGCAATTTGGAATTTGAGGCCGTCGTTGCGAACGCCCAAAAGAATGGTAGCGGAGCCATTAATGTTCCCTCGGCATCCCGTAAACACTTGGTGACGGAGCACTGCCGACCATTCAAGATTGGATTATCGATCGTCTTTCGAAATGACTACGTGACTCAAAGGCTGCGCCAGGGAATCCAATGACGAAACGAAAAAGAACCGATCTGTTGCTAATGTCGGTGATGCTGACGCTACTGGTGGCCTCATCGGTTACCGCGCAGGGGACGACACTAAAGATTTATGTGTCAGTCAACGCAGAAGCGGACGCGGATGGCAGCCTAGAGAATCCCTATGGATCTCTCCCCGCTGCGGTGGAGGCGGTCAAGGCATTGCGAAAAACAGGTCATACCGAACCAGCGGTGATCCATCTTCGAGAGGGACGACATCAACTCAACCAAACCTTGGTGCTTGGGAGGGCGGATGGCAATCCAGCGGCGGCCAATGTGAGTGAGTTGCCGAAACACGGAGCGGGGAAATCCTCGGAACGGGCTTACCTGACTTTTGCGGCATACCCAGGAGAAAGCCCTGTTGTCAGTGCCGGGGTGCCAGTGACCGGTTGGAAGCCATTGTCTTCGGCACCAGCAGAAGTGCCATCGAATGCGGTGGATAAGATTTGGGTGGCAGACATGCCTGCCGGCCTGGAGCGTTTTTACACACTCTATGATTCGCAAGGACGTTTGAATCGCGCGAGAGGCGAAGGGTTTCTGCCGACCGAGAACGGGGACGCCCGGACCTTACACTTTCCGAAAGGAACGCTCAAAAACTGGAGCAATCTGGATGACGTGGAAATCCAGGTTCGGCCCGGCGTCGCCTACGAGATCAACATGCTACCGCTCGCATCGGTCAACGAATCGACAGGCGTAGCGAAAACGGGAGTTGCGGCTGCCGGTCGCATTGGGAATTTGCCGCCCTATTTGCTGCAATTGATGGGCGAC is a genomic window of Neorhodopirellula lusitana containing:
- a CDS encoding PDZ domain-containing protein — encoded protein: MKKQILTCVMCVLSGLMSGSTRAADIYVAPSGSDTNEGTSEQPLASLAAAQKLAREAVGSEAVTVHVADGIYYLPEPLVFTPEDSGTEMNPVAYRAVNEGGAVLSGGARLDLDWQPYENGVFQAKTPAGLEVDQLFINGTNQRMARYPNYDAAKKTTAYQGYAADAFSPERAANWADPTGGYIHAMHSKRWGGYHYRITGKDTKGEVTYEGGWQNNRQSGMHKDFRMAENIFEELDAPGEWFHNAGTSTLYYMPEPGIDLSNAMVEVVRLRHLIEFRGSEGKPVKHITLQGFVVRHAARTFMDTKEPMLRSDWAIYRGGAYFLTGTEDIQILDTEFDQVGGNAVFVNNYNRNTLVKGCHIHDAGASGVCFVGDPDAVRDPLFEYREKNDLTKIDRTPGPKTDNYPSRAAVEDCLIHGIGRVERQPAGVMMDMASEITVRDCSVYDCARSGINIGDGAWGGHLIERCDVFDTVLETHDHGSFNSWGRDRFWHSDRSLSQREIDKDPTMPFLDAVKTTTIRDSRWRCDHGWDIDLDDGSSNYDIYNNLMLSGGLKLREGFRRRAWNNIAINNTFHPHVWYANSNDEVYGNIFMGTYKGVRTPTKTAHGKRVGGNLIFGGNLTKKFGWDEDSIVADPQFVDPSSGDFRVRDGSPALMLGFKNFPMDQFGVKKPSLKAIARTPVIPALEVHRGGKKIASAQTTTWLGATLNDLSGEEFSAYGVSKDEGGVAVLKVGKRSEATAAGLRKGDLIQQVNGNATINIKQLLRAVRRADGSLTLRVVRNQQEIEVNVSR
- a CDS encoding alpha-L-fucosidase, with product MLHYRFLLSISLLAFLPVAGFAQQGDVHPYWAPKTWQLRPDDITTIMGFRAELRGNLAHADRPTPTVVNDAFIRGFKTEKDVMTWEVNSPYEANYSVALLYAGRKEILAQSTLEVSSRGKFISEKVNVPNWDTRPHVQRHLLKKSLLLKKGANTISLRLVDFQGTREERDELDNLKNPKGKTTPFALWSIELVRPEALVAIKTRAKSMKADVQWMVDGKYGLFVHFSSSAQYHDRVATFDVDAFVEQVVEIGASWVCFTCSHGAHYWPGPSKTIDELKPGFTCERDLIRELIDALAKHDIRLMLYYNPNSGMQELYGNTYRNGAEPDPTGYFNFLESHFREVSLRYGEDLATTAGYVDDCGWKVYQLDPPWEKLAKAVKAGNPNAPVGSSQNIFANLTPFSDFVVSDGAGREPEHQPGFLFEEGGQLEGQSPAAWFYMDGWGSGTRDGVWRGKPKFSAEKYIEIFQKADEANMPVTINLASSPYIARTSPFFNPACIEIMKQVRKAVKGD
- a CDS encoding alpha-L-fucosidase; the protein is MKIKAFVLLGCLSSLVLSSNVAAQTDAVAEQLQWFRDAKFGMFIHFQAPRNGDFNPVNLDTKEWVRIAKAGGMKYITLTTSQSSYVPLWNSSFSDRDVTDRTDFKRDIVRELAASCKAEGIRMGCYYPIADPPNPIYNEPDVGGEIRPYVDYLHGMMKELCEEYQPCLIWFDASRRFKAPAEKPLLRQQDMVDMLHSYGTLSNSRLGDDDALKFVDYLTMNDNMAPSINLGVHFESAVTMGRSWHYRANDTLKTPQVLLEQLVNTAGNGGNYLLNVGPDQDGVIPIEMEERLKVMGDWLQRNGEAIYETEPGPYRYEINWGTITQRKNKDTTSLYLNLVDWPKDGKFTLFGVNNPVLTASLLATGETIQSESKLDPFSGQHLVTLKLPKEAPDEYVSVIKIELAGDVSMDPAHMQMNDGKVIMDTYNASIHDVPYVPGKPTKAIDMKMFTVPDRRPLQPSDHTGPWDYQMYRRPGEGIMPGRAITVSGFQTKGQALSWDFKVFEPGTYDVVVNCNGVKSQGSDGKGKLRANVAGQSIESNLNFTDRGRATLGKIQIDASGTYTFTLEVASAFNNAPKFRSVVLAPVAP